GCTTTCAGCAGTTCGCGATCGCTGTGCCGCGAGACCGGCACCGCACCCAGGCGGATCGCTTCGTCGCGCAAGGCGGCGGGCACGTCGTAGTGCGCGCCGCTGAGTTTGTTCTGGAAGGCGCGGCGGGGGATGCCCAGCCGCGCCGCCATGGCGTGCAGTTCGTCCAGCGTGTCGGCGAGCAGGTGGCCCCAGCGCTGGCCGCGCCAGGGATGCACCGCATCGTCGATGTAGACCGCCACGCGCCAGGTCAGGCCGGCTTGTGCGTGCTGTCGGCATCGGCCGCGGGTTCCGCGGTGGCGCTGCCGTCGGCCTCGGCCGGAGCGGCATCGTCCGTCTCCGCCGCGGCGTCCGCGTCGGCCACGTCCTCGTCCGCATCCTCCGCCGCGCCATCGCCCGCGGCGAACTCGGCAACCAGCGCGTCCAGGTACTCGGTCGGGGTCTGGCCGGCTTCGGCCGCCAGTGCGTCGATCATCTGCTGCAGCTGCACCGAGTAGTCCAGGGTGATGGTGTTGCCTTCCTGCTCCTGCAGGTTGGCCAGGTGCTTGAGCATCGCCAGCATCGGCACCGGATTGTCGGCATTGCCCATGGTCTGGCCGCCGACCGACAGCAACCACTGGCGACCCTGCAGGCCGATCGCGGCCAGCACGCGGCCGCTCTCGTTCTGCAGCACGGCGTGGTTGGCGATGGGCTGCTCGCGGCCCAGGCGGGCGAAGGGACGCGGCGACTGCTGCTTCTT
This genomic stretch from Xanthomonas sacchari harbors:
- a CDS encoding DUF4031 domain-containing protein; this encodes MAVYIDDAVHPWRGQRWGHLLADTLDELHAMAARLGIPRRAFQNKLSGAHYDVPAALRDEAIRLGAVPVSRHSDRELLKALIRNARAQARGEAQ